The genomic DNA ATCCCAACGATGACTGCGAGCCCGCGCTTGGCGCGACCGATTGCGCCGGTATTTGCGTCGAGGAGCGCCAGTGGGCGCCCGTCCCCATCGAATGCGCCGCCCCGGGGCCGGAGCGGCGCTACGTCGCGCGCGACCCCCAGCTCTGCGCGGCCCTCTTCTTCGTCTGTCACCCGGACGACACGTATTTCTTCGACGAATGCGGCTGTGGCTGTGCTTCGGGGCAGTAGCCGGAGGAAGAGACGAACGGGCGGGGATTGACGTGGACCCCGCCTCCTTCGCAGCATGGGAGGCACCGCCATGTCCGTGCCCCCCGTCTACCGCCGCTGGGTCACCTGCCCCGAGCCGCGTCCCCAGGCGAGCCTGCGCTTGTTCTGCTTCCACTTCGCGGGAGGAGACGCGTCCATCTTCCGGCTCTGGACCACCCAGTTGCCGCCCTCCATCGAGGTGTGCCCCATCGAACTGCCGGGCCGGGCCACCCGCCGCGCCGAGCCCGCCCTCACCCATTTCCCCACGCTGATCGACACGCTGGCGCGCCGCATCCTCCCCTTCCTCGGACAGCTCCCCTTCGCCTTCTTCGGGCATAGCTTCGGCGGCAACCTCGCCTTCGAGCTGACGCGCTGGTTGCGCCGCCAGGGCGCGCCCCTGCCGGTGCGGCTCTTCCTGTCGGCCACGCCGGCGATCCAGTCCCGGGCCCAGCCCTATGCCCGCGTGAGCCACCTGGCGGACGCGGCGTTCCTGGAGCAGATCTCCACCCGGTTCGGCATTCCCCTGGACGTGATCTCCCGCGAGGAGGTGCGGGACATGGTGCTGCCCGCGATGCGCGCGGACGTGCTCGTCGCCGAGAGCTACCACTACACCCCCGAGCCCCCCCTGGACGTGCCCTTGTCCTCCTTCGGGGCCACCCAGGATCCCGAGGTCGGCCCCCGCGAGGTGGAGGTGTGGCGGCACCAGACCACGGCGGACTTCCGCTCGCGCTTCTTCCCGGGCGATCACTTCTTCCTCACGCCCCAGCGCCCGCGGCTCCAGCAGGCCGTGCTGGAGGATCTCGCCAGCACGCAATTTCCGTGACGCCGCCGGTGTTTCCGGCCATCTACCGGAGACCCCGTGCTCATCCGTTATTCCGATTGGAAGAAGCCCACCGACGCGGCCTATGCCTTCCGGCTCCGCGCGGTGGAGGCGCCCCAGGTGCCCGCCCCCGGCCCGGCCCGGGACATCCGCGACATCGCCCGTGAGGTGCTCGAGCCAGGCGACGCGGAGCGTTTCGAGCAGCGGATCCACCGCTGGGCGGGCCCCGAGGACGAGACGGAGGAAGGCGAGCGGCCCTACGCCGGCCAGCAGTTCCTGTTCGAGGAAGCCCCCTGGAAGGACACGCTGGGTGCCGGAGAGTTGGAGACGGTGCTCCGGGGAACCGTGCGGGTGATGCGCGGCGCGGACGGCCAGACGGACTACGTGCTGAGGGATCACCACATGCTCGACGTGGTGCTCTACCACTACCGCACGACGGGCGAGTTGCCCCGCGCGCTCTTCCACGCGGACCGCCACTCGGACTGGTGCAAGGACAGCTTCCTGGAGGCTCGCACGCCGCAGCAGGCGGCCACCTGGTGGAAGCTCCTCGAGGGACTCAAGCGGCCCGGGGACGGCACGCCCGTGCTCGGAGAG from Melittangium boletus DSM 14713 includes the following:
- a CDS encoding thioesterase II family protein; translation: MSVPPVYRRWVTCPEPRPQASLRLFCFHFAGGDASIFRLWTTQLPPSIEVCPIELPGRATRRAEPALTHFPTLIDTLARRILPFLGQLPFAFFGHSFGGNLAFELTRWLRRQGAPLPVRLFLSATPAIQSRAQPYARVSHLADAAFLEQISTRFGIPLDVISREEVRDMVLPAMRADVLVAESYHYTPEPPLDVPLSSFGATQDPEVGPREVEVWRHQTTADFRSRFFPGDHFFLTPQRPRLQQAVLEDLASTQFP